The window TTGAAGAACGTGTTATTTTACGTTTAGAAACAAAAGGGAAATTCCAAAAACTTACATCCGAGGAACAAGAACAGTTAAATTCTTTACGTCAACAAATGGCGGTTAAAAATAACCGTTCAAAAAAACAATTTGAGAAAATTACTGGTGATGATCAAATCTTGTCGCCCCCGGTTGATGAAGAATGAGAACATGAACAAGCCCAAATTGCTAAAGACCGTTATAAAAAAGCTAATTATAATCATCAATTTGATGAAGCTAAAAAACCAAATCTTGATCAACGCTTAGCTTATGAACAACGGATGACACAGTATTTAATGAATGTTAAGATGCAATATGAACAAGGTTATAACCGACAACTATCCCAAGAACTAGCGGATTTTAACCGGGCAATCAATTTATCAAAAGCAATTAAAACAACTGATACGGAATTACAAGAACGAATTTTAGCGAACCGGGATGAATCAACAGCAATCTTACGTCGTCATGTAATGTTATTAAACCAGAAACAACATATTGAAATTCGTTTATTAAATAAACAATTATTAAAAAATAAAACAACCAAAGCTAATATTGAAGATTTTATTAAAAAACAAAAAGAATTTCAAGATTTATTACGAATCCGCGAAGAAATTAAAGAAAATCGTGATTTATTAATCACTTCCTTACGAACACAAGCAAAATTAACCCAAGAAGCACGTGCTAAAAAATAACAAAAAATTATTGCCAAGCAGTACTTTTTAATTTTAGTGCAAAATTTTGGTAGATTTAAGATAAATTTTCAAGAACTTTCAAGAAAAATTATGATATTTTTTATACTTTTTTAAAAAATTAGGTATAATTAAAATGAAGTTGGGGGGCTGACATTGGAACAAAGTGAAATTAGAAATGGTTACTTATATGTTTTAAAAAATGGTCAAATTATTTCAATTCATCGAGGAAGCAAAAGCAAATTATTATTTAATAACCAAGAAACTAATCATAATTATTTAGCATATCCAATTTATACAGAAGATCAACTAGGGGAATTTTTGGTCAAAAAAAATGAATGCTTGTTATTATCAAATGTTAAGTTAGAAGGTAAATTATTATACTTACATTCAACGGATGTTAATATTATTCCGGCCAGTGATATTAATCATCCCTTAATTGTTAATAATACCCATATTAGAGTAGCTGATCAGAGTTTTTCGGTACAAGAAGAATTAACCCGTGAGTATAATGATGATTTACTTCAACGCTTATTAGATGAAGAAGAAGCTGAATTTTCCCAAAAGAAAAAACCACTTTTTAAAATCATTCGTAAAAATAATAAATAATAGGTTCTCAGAACCTTTTTTCTTTGCGAATTTGGGAACCAAGAACATTTAAGTTAGGGTCCTTTTTTGATATAATTACTATTAAGAAAGTATTTTAAACGAACAGGAGCAATGATGGTTCTTTGAAAGCAACAAAAAAATTAACTAAGATTCGGGCAAAATTATCATTGCCTCGCCTCACGTGAAAAGAAGAGTTTCGTAGGCAAAACTATTCGTCGCTAGATCGCATTATGAAAAAATATTTACAACAAGTTAATTATTTATGGTATTTTAAAAATGTGGCGTTTTATGATGAAAAATACCATTTAACTTATTTTTTTGACCGGATTGTTTTAACCCGCAAGAATTTATATTTTCTGAAGTATAAAAAGTTATCATCGCCGTTAGCAGTTGATATTCACCAGCCATATTGAAATTTTAATAATAAAACAATTACCTCACCAATTGTTACCCAACAATTTATGATTAACCGGGTTTTAAAATTATTAAAATCAAAACAATTCTTGGCTGTTTGCACCATTAACTTTTTAATTATTGATACTCGTTATGAATTAACTTTTAATAATTTGTGAAATAATCATAATATTCGGTATTTAAATTTAACCAACCATTCTTGATTTGATGTGATTCAGCAGATTGAACAAATCGATGAGCAAACTTATGATAAAATATCAGATGAGAGTATCTTATATTTACATCACCAGTTGACCGCCCATGCCAATGCTGTTAATAAAAAATATGATCGTCATTTTTGATATAGTTTGTATCATTTTATATAGGGGGAGCTAGTAATGACTCAACGTGAAATTCGAATTGATATTATCAATTTATTATATCGTCATTTTGTTTTAAATAATTCAATTAGTCAAACAAAGCAAGAATCATTTGATTTTTCCCAAAGTGTTCGCACTGAAGAAGAAATTAACAAAGTTATTCAAATTCTTGACCATTTAGAACAAATTATCGCGGATATTAATCAAAACTTAAAACCAGGGTGGGTATTTGAACGGTTAAGTAATTATCATAAAGCCGTCTTAGTATATAGTGTGTATGAAATTAAAGAATTACACACTTCTCGGGCAATTGTAATTAATGAAGCCCTGGAAATTGTTAAAAAATATGGGGAAGATGAAGATTATAGTTATCTTAATAAAGTTCTTGACCAAGTATAAAACCTCTGGCAGGTTTTTTTATTATTTTAAAATCTTAAAAATAGTAATAATTTAAAGAAAAAAACTATATAATGATTAAGAGAAAATGTAAGGTGAGAATCATGACAAGTAATATTTTTAAAGTTTCCGAAATTAATGCTTATATCAAGAATATTATTGAACAAGATCATAATTTAGTTAATATTTCTGTGCAGGGAGAGATTTCCAACATTACTAATCATTTTTCGGGGCATATTTATTTTACTATTAAGGATGAAAAGTCCCAGTTACGAGCAATTATGTTTTCTTTTAATGCAAAAAATTTAAAATTTAAATTAAAAGAAGGATTAAAAATTATTGCGGTGGGAACAGTAAAACTATATGAACCGCAAGGAACATATAGTTTGCAAGTTGTTAATATTAGTTTAGATGGCATTGGTGATTTATTTTTACAATATGAACAATTAAAACAAACATTAGAACAAAAAGGGTGGTTTGCCCAAGCAATTAAAAAACCAATCCCCAAATTTCCACGTAATATTGGGGTTATTACCGCTCCGAGTGGCGCTGCCATTCGGGATATTATTACCACTATTCATCGGCGCTTCCCCCAAACTAATATTTATTTGTTTCCTTGTTTAGTCCAGGGAAAAGAGGCTAAATATGATATTAAAGCAAAGATTGAAGTTGCGCAAAACTTTACCGTGCCATTAGATACTTTAATTGTTGGTCGTGGTGGGGGAAGTATTGAAGACTTATGAGTTTTTAATGAGTTCGAAGTAGCCCAGGCAATTTATCAATGTCCAATCCCAATAATTTCTTCTGTTGGCCATGAAATTGATTTTACGATTGCTGATTTTGTCGCTGATTTACGCGCACCAACCCCAACAGCTGCTGCTGAGTTAGCAACTCCTGATCAAAAGGAATTACTAATTTATCTTCACCAGCAGTATAAAACTTTAATTACTTTAATTAAAAATAAAGTTGATAATTACCAAGTTACTTTAAATAATTTAAAAAATAACTACTGGTTAACAACCCCCCAGGCCTTATACGAAAAACGATTTCATAACTACCAAGTTTTAAGACATAAGTTTAACCAAATCGCTGATAATTTTATTAATCATAATCTAAACCAAGTTAGTTATTATTACCAGAAACTAT is drawn from Spiroplasma mirum ATCC 29335 and contains these coding sequences:
- a CDS encoding transcription antitermination factor NusB, with product MTQREIRIDIINLLYRHFVLNNSISQTKQESFDFSQSVRTEEEINKVIQILDHLEQIIADINQNLKPGWVFERLSNYHKAVLVYSVYEIKELHTSRAIVINEALEIVKKYGEDEDYSYLNKVLDQV
- the xseA gene encoding exodeoxyribonuclease VII large subunit; translated protein: MTSNIFKVSEINAYIKNIIEQDHNLVNISVQGEISNITNHFSGHIYFTIKDEKSQLRAIMFSFNAKNLKFKLKEGLKIIAVGTVKLYEPQGTYSLQVVNISLDGIGDLFLQYEQLKQTLEQKGWFAQAIKKPIPKFPRNIGVITAPSGAAIRDIITTIHRRFPQTNIYLFPCLVQGKEAKYDIKAKIEVAQNFTVPLDTLIVGRGGGSIEDLWVFNEFEVAQAIYQCPIPIISSVGHEIDFTIADFVADLRAPTPTAAAELATPDQKELLIYLHQQYKTLITLIKNKVDNYQVTLNNLKNNYWLTTPQALYEKRFHNYQVLRHKFNQIADNFINHNLNQVSYYYQKLLTIIQNYLLTLTHHKNNLIAKLDLLSPLKTLTRGYSVTYDSKQKILLLTSQVQNNDKIITRLSDGLVYSQVTDIKEEGK